From Candidatus Omnitrophota bacterium, the proteins below share one genomic window:
- a CDS encoding ABC transporter ATP-binding protein, with protein MRFQRPNIKILSSLLAAWDLLQKTGVSVYYLIISSILAIVSSIFEGISAITLIPLLNGVIHVDFSFTKENKAFSYLIYIFSGNLNLSNTAIFIILLVIVFLSAVLKNIFQYLSALSFSYFSWQSINKLRTSIFDRYLSFGKLFYDRSSAGYLQTVMLDYTNQISQRMLQANVALTQIFLLVIYSILMIFISWKLTLVIIIISPFFYFGSQWLIVKIKKNSNAYTEFYAAMSRKLQNVLSCIPLVKVYNNEDGENRDFIRINNITTKLEFGLDKKYYLIFPLQEVIMLFVILLLVSAIAFMAARGKRDLGEFLVYFYVLKKSVTAIGGLNTFRGYISTIDGPISDIMKMFDNKDKFFVSDGSEEFTGLKETIRFNHLKFSYFGNEKMVLENINFSIKNGSLTAIVGETGAGKTTLINLLLRFYDCPPSTILIDNVDIRKFSTKSLMSHMALVSQEGLIFNDTIRNNIVYGLKEKVSDKDLNEAIAKARLSNFINSLPAGLDTVIGDRGVRLSGGEKQRLAIARMLLKPADIIILDEATNALDTQTEKLIEESISELIKSRTAIVIAHRLSTIKNADKIVVIQNKILAEEGTLSELLERKGAFYQYWQAQKFY; from the coding sequence TTGCGATTTCAACGACCAAACATTAAAATACTGTCCAGCCTACTCGCAGCATGGGACTTACTCCAGAAAACCGGCGTAAGTGTCTATTATCTTATAATCTCATCAATCCTCGCGATAGTTTCCAGCATTTTTGAAGGCATCAGCGCGATCACTCTTATACCATTATTAAACGGGGTAATACATGTAGATTTTAGTTTCACTAAAGAAAATAAAGCATTTTCTTATCTTATTTATATATTTTCCGGCAATCTCAACCTTTCCAATACCGCTATATTCATAATCCTTTTAGTAATCGTTTTCCTATCGGCTGTGTTAAAAAATATTTTCCAATATCTCTCCGCTTTGAGTTTTTCATATTTTTCGTGGCAGTCAATTAATAAGTTACGTACGTCTATTTTTGACCGCTATCTCTCATTCGGAAAATTATTTTATGACCGATCAAGCGCGGGATACCTCCAAACTGTTATGCTGGATTATACAAACCAAATTTCCCAGAGGATGCTGCAAGCAAACGTAGCGTTGACTCAAATATTTCTGCTTGTCATATACTCTATTTTAATGATTTTCATATCATGGAAACTTACGTTAGTTATAATTATTATCTCCCCATTTTTTTACTTTGGCTCGCAATGGCTTATTGTAAAGATCAAGAAAAACTCCAACGCTTATACCGAATTTTACGCAGCTATGAGCCGCAAGCTGCAAAATGTTCTTTCCTGCATTCCGTTGGTTAAAGTCTATAACAACGAAGATGGAGAAAATAGGGATTTCATTCGCATAAATAATATTACTACAAAACTCGAGTTCGGCCTCGACAAGAAGTATTACCTGATCTTCCCCTTGCAGGAAGTAATCATGCTCTTTGTCATACTCCTTTTGGTATCCGCGATAGCTTTTATGGCGGCGAGGGGAAAACGCGACCTGGGTGAATTCCTTGTGTATTTCTATGTTTTAAAAAAATCCGTAACTGCAATAGGAGGGTTAAATACTTTCAGGGGATATATTTCAACGATAGACGGCCCTATTTCCGATATAATGAAAATGTTTGACAATAAAGATAAGTTCTTCGTATCAGACGGCTCGGAAGAATTTACCGGGCTTAAAGAAACTATCAGATTTAACCATTTGAAATTCTCTTATTTTGGTAACGAGAAAATGGTCCTGGAAAATATTAATTTTTCTATTAAGAATGGCTCTCTCACGGCGATAGTAGGTGAGACAGGAGCCGGCAAGACGACCCTGATAAACCTCCTTTTACGATTTTATGATTGTCCCCCATCGACTATTCTCATTGACAATGTAGACATTAGAAAATTTAGCACGAAATCTCTCATGTCCCATATGGCGCTAGTATCGCAGGAAGGATTGATATTCAACGATACTATACGGAACAACATAGTATACGGCTTGAAGGAGAAGGTGTCCGATAAAGACTTGAACGAGGCTATCGCGAAAGCTCGCCTAAGCAATTTTATCAACAGCCTCCCCGCCGGCCTGGATACGGTTATAGGTGACCGTGGCGTGAGGCTTTCAGGCGGCGAAAAACAGCGCCTCGCGATCGCAAGAATGCTTCTTAAGCCCGCGGACATAATCATCCTTGATGAAGCAACTAATGCACTGGATACGCAGACTGAAAAATTGATCGAGGAATCAATTTCAGAGTTGATAAAAAGTAGAACGGCGATCGTGATCGCCCATAGACTGTCCACCATAAAAAATGCCGACAAAATCGTAGTTATACAAAATAAAATATTGGCAGAAGAAGGCACATTGTCAGAATTGTTGGAAAGGAAAGGCGCGTTTTACCAATATTGGCAAGCACAAAAATTTTATTGA
- a CDS encoding WecB/TagA/CpsF family glycosyltransferase, whose amino-acid sequence MKPQDLTDFKVLGVRINAVQIPDVIARIEDWIKEKAGCHFIAVTSMHGIVEAQRNPGFKQILNSADMVVPDGAPLVWLGRMNGKALKRRVYGSKLMDAFCRQTGKKYKHFLYGGAPGTPELLAKVLGKNYGSNIVGTFSPPFRALTPEEDSKIMAFINKAQPDIIWVGLSTPIQEGWMYSHRNKLNAPVMIGVGAAFDFLAGLKAQAPRWMREHGLEWFFRLITEPARLWRRYLIGGSKFIYYLIIERLGIKNPKGVGNDKE is encoded by the coding sequence ATGAAACCGCAGGATTTAACGGATTTTAAGGTGCTGGGTGTGCGTATAAATGCCGTCCAGATCCCGGATGTTATTGCCAGGATAGAAGATTGGATCAAGGAAAAGGCCGGATGCCATTTTATAGCTGTCACCAGCATGCACGGCATAGTAGAAGCCCAGCGTAATCCGGGCTTTAAACAAATTTTAAATTCAGCAGATATGGTCGTCCCTGACGGCGCGCCGCTCGTGTGGCTCGGCCGTATGAACGGGAAAGCGTTAAAACGTCGTGTTTATGGTTCAAAGCTAATGGATGCCTTCTGCCGGCAGACCGGAAAAAAATATAAACATTTCTTATACGGCGGAGCGCCGGGCACGCCTGAACTCCTGGCGAAGGTCCTGGGTAAAAATTATGGATCAAATATTGTAGGAACTTTCTCTCCCCCATTCCGGGCTCTTACGCCCGAAGAAGACTCCAAAATAATGGCCTTTATCAACAAAGCTCAACCTGACATAATATGGGTCGGATTGAGTACGCCTATACAAGAAGGATGGATGTACTCGCATAGAAATAAATTGAATGCTCCCGTAATGATTGGTGTAGGAGCGGCGTTCGATTTTCTGGCAGGGTTAAAGGCTCAAGCCCCCCGGTGGATGCGGGAACATGGTTTGGAATGGTTCTTCAGGCTTATCACAGAACCTGCGCGGCTCTGGCGCCGCTATTTGATCGGCGGTTCAAAATTTATCTACTATCTTATAATTGAACGACTGGGAATAAAAAATCCGAAAGGAGTCGGAAATGATAAAGAATAA